Proteins found in one Mucilaginibacter inviolabilis genomic segment:
- a CDS encoding DUF3109 family protein — translation MIEVGHVLVHEDVVKENFVCNLNKCKGACCLEGDSGAPLNADELDILKEIYPKVKPYLTEKGIKTIEKVGTYVKDFEGDYTTPCVDVNKECAYVIWENGVTKCGIEKAYEQGAISWKKPISCHLYPIRITAYPEFDVLNYDRWSICSPACSFGDELKVRVHEFLKDPLIRKYGKDWYQELENEVSGI, via the coding sequence ATGATTGAGGTTGGTCATGTATTGGTGCATGAGGATGTGGTGAAAGAAAATTTTGTTTGTAACCTTAACAAGTGTAAAGGCGCTTGTTGTTTAGAGGGCGATTCGGGTGCGCCTTTAAATGCCGATGAGCTTGATATTTTAAAGGAAATATATCCTAAAGTAAAACCCTATCTTACCGAAAAAGGAATCAAAACCATTGAAAAGGTAGGCACTTATGTGAAAGATTTTGAAGGTGATTATACCACGCCTTGCGTTGATGTAAATAAAGAATGCGCTTACGTAATATGGGAAAACGGTGTTACTAAATGCGGCATCGAGAAAGCTTATGAGCAGGGCGCTATCAGCTGGAAGAAACCTATCTCCTGTCATTTATACCCTATCCGCATAACCGCGTATCCTGAGTTTGACGTGTTGAATTATGATCGCTGGAGCATTTGCAGTCCGGCATGTTCATTCGGTGATGAACTTAAAGTACGTGTGCACGAATTTTTAAAAGATCCCCTGATACGCAAATACGGAAAAGATTGGTACCAGGAACTGGAAAATGAAGTATCAGGTATATAA
- the gmd gene encoding GDP-mannose 4,6-dehydratase: MKTALITGITGQDGAYLAEFLLKKGYTVHGVKRRSSLFNTDRIDHLYHDPHEPNIKFKLHYGDLTDSTNLIRLVQEVQPDEIYNLAAQSHVKVSFDTPEYTANADGIGTLRILEAVRLLGLTQKTRIYQASTSELYGLVQAVPQSETTPFYPRSPYAVAKLYGYWIIVNYREAYNMYACNGILFNHESPIRGETFVTRKITRAAAKIALGLQDCLYVGNLSAQRDWGHAKDYIEAMWLMLQQEKAEDFVIATGVTTTVRDFIKMTFNELGVEVEFSGKDEHERGVIIDIDEAKVKELGLNIDALKFGQTIVKVDAKYFRPTEVELLIGDATKAFEKLGWKPKYDLQALVTDMILSDLHLVKKDDYLKKGGFKTLNYFE; this comes from the coding sequence ATGAAAACAGCTTTAATAACGGGTATAACCGGTCAGGATGGGGCCTATTTGGCCGAATTCTTACTGAAAAAGGGCTATACTGTTCATGGTGTGAAACGGCGGTCGTCCTTATTTAATACCGATCGTATTGATCATCTGTATCATGACCCGCATGAACCCAACATAAAGTTTAAGCTGCATTATGGTGATTTGACCGATTCTACCAACCTGATCCGGTTAGTGCAGGAGGTTCAGCCCGATGAAATATATAACCTGGCTGCGCAAAGCCATGTAAAAGTGAGTTTTGACACACCCGAATATACTGCCAATGCTGATGGTATTGGTACCCTGCGTATCCTGGAAGCTGTGCGGTTATTGGGTCTTACCCAAAAAACAAGGATATACCAGGCCTCCACATCCGAGCTTTATGGTTTGGTGCAGGCTGTTCCGCAAAGTGAAACTACGCCATTTTACCCGCGGTCGCCGTATGCAGTCGCCAAGCTATATGGTTACTGGATCATAGTAAATTATCGCGAAGCATATAATATGTATGCCTGTAACGGTATCCTGTTCAATCACGAAAGCCCTATCAGAGGCGAAACTTTTGTTACCCGTAAAATTACCCGGGCCGCGGCAAAAATAGCGTTGGGTTTGCAGGATTGTCTGTATGTAGGTAATCTTTCGGCACAGCGCGACTGGGGGCATGCTAAAGATTATATTGAAGCCATGTGGCTAATGTTGCAGCAAGAAAAGGCCGAAGATTTTGTAATAGCTACCGGGGTTACTACCACTGTTCGTGATTTTATAAAGATGACTTTCAATGAATTAGGCGTCGAAGTGGAGTTTAGCGGTAAGGATGAACACGAGCGTGGCGTGATTATTGATATTGATGAGGCAAAAGTTAAAGAGCTGGGTTTAAATATAGATGCCCTTAAATTTGGACAAACTATAGTAAAGGTTGATGCCAAATATTTTAGGCCAACCGAGGTTGAACTGTTAATTGGTGATGCCACAAAAGCCTTTGAAAAATTAGGATGGAAACCTAAATATGACCTTCAGGCCCTGGTTACCGATATGATATTATCAGATCTGCACCTGGTTAAAAAGGATGATTATCTGAAAAAAGGCGGTTTTAAAACGCTTAATTACTTTGAATAA